The Magnetococcus sp. PR-3 sequence GTTTTGTGTTTCTGCAATGCAAAATAATCCAAATTGGGGTGTGCTGTCAATCATTATTTTGCAGTGCAAAATAAAAAGGGCGAATTTGTCGTCCCTTTGCCTCTCTATTAAGCGGGCAGGGCATGGCCCGTGGTGGGGTTGACTTGGAGGGGGTATCAAGAAAGGACCGGGCGAGCCGTGACTGCCTACCTCTTCTCTTTGGCGTTGCTTATCTATGAGTTCGTATGCCGTCTCGTCTAGCTCTACCTCGGTTGCCCTTTGTCTTGGCATAGATGGGGCTCCGGTCAATAGGTTGCTTAGAGCTGTCTCTATGTTATGCCGGACAAAGTGGCGGCATGGGGGGCGTCTGTGATCGTTGAGAACAGTTCTTTATCTCCACCCTGCTGTATTGAGCAGGGCAGGGCCTTACTGAAAGAGTCTTGATCAATGGATCATTCTTAACTAACCTGCGCGTATTATGTCTTGAATCGTACATAGCAGCAGCCCTGCCACCGTTACTTTGCGCGTTGTATCTATCGTGCCAAGCAATTCTGCGTGGATTACGGCTGCCAATCTCCCGAACACACCATATTGACTTAAACTTGGGTTGATCAGCCCATGGAGAATAGCTATGTATGCACATCTACGTGCTTTGGCGCACAAGCCAGCCCCTTTTTCCCGCTATACCACCGATCTGCTCTGGACGCAGCCCCATTTGGCCCAGCAGATGTTGGCCTTTCACCTTAATCAAGAAACCGATCTTGCTTCGCGTCGCTTAGCGCGTATTGAGCAAGTGGTGCGTTATCTGGACAAGGCTTACACCCTTGCGGGTAAAAAGCTATGTGATCTGGGGTGTGGCCCTGGGCTCTATACACACCGTTTAGCCCAGCTGGGTGCCGAGGTGACGGGCATTGATTTTTCGTCAGTGGCTCTGGCGCATGCCAAAGTCGAGGCTAAGAAGGCTGGCCTCTCTATCCACTATATAAGCGCGGACTATCTACAGGATACACTCCCCACTGGTTTTGATTTGATCACCTTGATCTACCATGATTTTGCCACACTCTCCCCCATGCAGCGGGCCACACTACTAAAGCGTATCAGGGGAATGTTGAATCCTGGTGGTGAGCTGCTGTTGGAGCTGCCGGCGGAGGCGTTATTTACAACCAAGGTAGAAGCGTTGCAGGTGGAAGAAAATATGATGGGGGGCTTTTGGTCAGCCAGCCCCTATGTAGGGATGCTGCGTCAGCATCTCTATACAGATCTGAACATAAGTCTGGATCACTATTGGATTGTTGAGCAGAGTGGCCGTAGCTGGGAAGTATTAAACTGGATGCAATACTACACCCCCGAACAGATCCAATATGAACTGACCAAGGCTGGCTTTACACCGGGTCATATCATGGGGGGGCTGTGTGGTGAACCGTGGTCAGAGCAGGGCGATGCCCTTGTTATAACCGCCTCATAATCACCGGGTCGATAAAAAAAGGGTTGGCTCCATAAAGGGGCCAACCCTGATAAGATGGTTGCATGCCGGAACCTATGCATCCAGCCGTTATGGATTATGCTTAGGGCTTAACGTCGGCCAAATTTGACCTTTTTTACCTCATTGACCATTTTAGAAAACTGCCGATGCCGATGGCGTTGTTGCCATTGGGTCTCTTGTAGATAAGCCTGCTCTCTTTGTAGCTTGAGATAGTTTTTGTACCGTCTTTGATCTAGAGATCCCTCTTCAACCGCATCGATAACGGCACATCCAGTGATCCCTGCATGGGCACAGTCACGGTATCGGCAATGTTCTGCTAGGGCTTCGATATCAGAGAAGGTCTCTTGTAAGCCTTGGCTGCTCTGCCCAAGGCGCAGTTCCCGCATGCCTGGTGTATCCATAAGCCAAGCACCACTTTCCATCTGAAACATGGCCCGATGGGTAGTGGTGTGCCTGCCCCGGTTATCATCACTGCGTACTGCCTGGGTTTCAAGTTCATGGCAGTTTAGCAATGTAAGGTCGGCTATTTAGAGCTCTCGCCTTTGAGGCATAACAATTTTTTTAGGAAAGTTCAGATCTTTTCCATGTGCTCATCTATAAGTACCTGTGCGTGAAGCATGTTTAATGACGATGGGACGTGTCATTAAAGTTGGTTCAGATAACGGTGGATGGTGGGGGCATTATTAGATTCTGTGAATCTAACCTCCCCCACCATAGCCACGTGATCTGTTGCTATTTGGAACCGCTAGTTGTGTTCACTTTGCTAACGTCTATCTTGAACTGTTTTACCAGATTTAGCATACGATTTCCGATCTCCTGCGGACAACTTCTAAGAACTGGACTGTACAGGGGAAGCAGAATATTTTTGTCTGCGTTTAAATAGGCTTTCTTCACGTTGGGCGGTAGGCGGTTTCCATGCTTACGAAGTTCGCTTGATAGATCGCCCCTAGCCTGTTTGATTCGATTGGTTAGCCTGCCTTGAGCCTGCTTACAGAGCTTCTTATGCAACTCCCGCACCTTTTGGTTAACCGTGGGGGCGGCTTTTAAAGCTTTGAGCACGTGGGCATAGTACCTCACTAAGAGTTTTTGGTTTTTTGTATCACACTCTTTTTTTATGGTGTCAATCGTGGCATTTAGATTCTTTAGCATGATTGCCTTGTATTTTTCAGTTAGATTGCCACTTTTTTTGTTCGAATTTAGAACCTGTTTTGTCTTGTTCGTCAGGGCTTTTATATTCCTGCTGGCCTTATTGCATTTTGCGTGGGATGTTTTTGTAGGGTCAATCCTATTTCTTGCTTGGTTAATCCTAGCAGCGACATCGGTTTTGAATCGGGCCATCTCCTTTTTTGCATCGCTGGCATCCCTGGATGTACAGTTATTAGAAACGCTCGAGTATAGGGGGGCTAGAATGTTCTTGTCTGCGTTCAAATAGGCTTTCTTCACATTGGATGGTAGGCGGTTTCTATGCTTACGAAGTTCGCTTGATAGATCGCCATTAACCTGACTCATCCGTAGACGCAGCTTGTTGCGAGCCACCATACAATGTTCCTTCTTGCCTACCTTCTTGCCTACCTTCTTGCTGATCGTAGGGGCGGCTTTTAAATCTTTGAGCACGCCGCTAAAGAACCGCTGTAAGTATTCTTTACCACACCATTTTTTTTGGGAGTCAATCATGGCATTTATCTTCTCTAGCATGATTGCCTTGTTTTCATTAGTTAGACCGCCACCTTTTTTGGCCGTCTTTAGATCCTGTGTTATCCTGTTCTTCGTGTATACTAGCTCCTCCATGGCCTGATCGCATCGAGGATTTGCATGAGCTTGGAATGGTGTCTGAAACAGCAGCACCATACACATGACAGTGAAGAAAAAATGGGAATAGGTTCGATTGTTCGATTGCATGTTCTAGTTAACGGATAATTATAAGATCCGCCCCTTAATGTGCTGTAACTGTTTAAAGATAAGTAAGATTTACTTAACATACCTGCTGTTCATCATTAAACTGAATGCTTGTATACACCTTATTTCCTCACGCTAAGTTAATGGTTTGGTTTTAAATCAACTCAGTTTTCAATATTCCGAAATAGCACTCCACCGGTGCAATATCCGGTCGTGTAGCAACCTGATTGATTCACTGCAGTTTCATAGTTTTCTATTCATCCACACAGATCGTGGAAGAGATTTCATGACTATGATGCCCGTCACCTGCCCAGCTATAGCAGAGAAAATACGGCAAGCGTCCAAATGGCATACCAAGAAGCGTGATCGTTTAGCACGGTTCCAACAGAATTATGATCAAACATAATTCCATTTTTCTGATTTCTCAAAGCGCGATAAATACTCAGGTATAATTACTCATAAAAAGTTAAAAGCTTTGACAGTGCAGAGTGAAAAGGTCTTTTTTTGGGGTTGTGTTAGGTGGCCTTCTCTAACCGGACCGTGGTCACTTTATATTCTGGGCATAGGGTCTGGTCATCTGCCTGATCCCCGATCAATAAATTGGTCAATGTTTCAGGGAAATGAAACGCCATAAAGAGTAGGCCAGGGTTGGTCTGGTTTGAGAACTCCAAAGGTAGAAGTAGTGCACCATAACTGGATATAATCTTAACTTGTTCGCCATTGGTCATGCCCAAGCGAAGGGCATCTTCAGGATGAATGCGTAAGGTCTCCCGTTTGGCTGCATGGAGCTGGCCAATGGGGGTGCGACGGGTCATGGACCCAGCATTGTAGTGGTACAGAATACGCCCTGTGGTAAGCATAAAGGGGTACTCTGTATCTGTTGCTTCCACCGGGGGGCGCCAGGGGGTTGGGGTAAAGCGTCCTCGTCCCCGCACAAAGTTACCATCCTGGTGTACAATTTCGGTGCCTGGGTGGGCAGCATCCGTACAGGGCCACTGTACAAACCCTTCAGCTTGCAAACGGTCGTAGCTAACACCACCCCAGTTGGGGCTTAAGGTCGCGATCTCATCCATCACACGGCTCGGTGCAATGCTTTGCCCCTCACCAAAACCCAGATCCACCCCCATACGTTGGGCTATTTCGTGGGTAATGCGGCCATCTTCCCATGCCTGACCTGGGGGTTCTACCGCCTTGCAGAGCTGTTGAATACGCCGGTCACTGTTAACAAAGGTTCCTGACTTCTCCAAAAATCCTGCCCCTGGCAAGACCACGTCGGCAAACTTGGCGGTCTCTGTCATGAACAGCTCCTGAACCACCAGAAAATCCAGGTGCTCTAAAGCTTGCCGAACTTTTTCCGTCTCAGGGTCTGATTGGGCGGGATCCTGAGCGACAATATACATCCCTTTCATGCGATCAGCTCGGGCACCTGCAAGCATTTGGGGCATCTTTAGTCCGGGATCTTTCGGTGGCAGGGTGCCCCAGATTGATTGATGGCGTGCCCGAACATTGGCATCGGATACCGACTGATAATCGCTAAAGACATTGGGTAGAGCCCCCATATCGCAGGCCCCCTGTACATTGTTCTGCCCGCGAATAGGGCTGGATCCTGTGCCAGCGCGGCCCAGATTACCGGTCATTAGAGCGAGGTTGATAAGGCCAAAAGCTGAGATGCTGCCCTGGCAGGATTCGGTAATGCCCAGTCCCCATAAAATTTGGGCGTTCTCCACAGAGGCGTAAAGTCGAGCTGCTTGGCGCATGAGGTCTGCTGAAGTACCGGTCTGCTGCTCAACCCACTCTGGTGTGTAGAGGTCAATCATCTGCTGCAGGGATTCAAATCCCTCGGTATGGGTCTGGATGAAGGTTTGATCCAGTAATTGCTCGGCCATCAAGGTGTGCTGTAAGGCATTGATGACCGCAACATTAGAACCAGGACGTAAGGGGATGTGGATATCCGCCATGCGGGCCAGTTCAGTGTTACGAGGATCAATAACGATCAGCTTGCATCCCTGACGGACCGCCTGTTTGATGCGTGCGCCCAGTACCGGGTGGGCCTCGGTGGGGTTGGCCCCTACCAGCATTAAAAGGTCGGACTTTTCTATATCCTGAAAACTATTGGTAGAGGCCCCGGTACCCAGCGCCTCCCCCAGGGCAAAGGCTGATGGGGAGTGGCAGACACGGGCACAGTTGTCCACATTATTGGTACCAAAGACCACACGAGAGAATTTTTGTAGCAGGTAGTTTTCCTCATTGGTACAGCGGGCAGAGCTCACCACGCCTAGACTGTTGGACCCATGGGTTTTAAGAATGGACGAAAAACTCTTGGCAACCCGATCCAGCGCCTCATCCCAACTGGCGGGTTTAAAGTTACCGTCAGTTTGGCGAATAAGGGGGGTGGTGATGCGGTCATCAGCCTGTAGGAAGCCATATCCAAACCGACCCTTTACACAGGCATGACCACGGTT is a genomic window containing:
- the fdhF gene encoding formate dehydrogenase subunit alpha produces the protein MSDNTPNTISISVDGQALQVPQGSRLLKAAQRLGKAIPTLCHSERLKPAGHCRICLVEQQGRGLVPACATEVEEDGVYTTQSAPLTEIRQQNMAMILRDHPLHCGDCVADGQCRLQVVAMDLGFKPQSTPRPASTARDDRHPIIHIDHSLCIQCTLCVRACDEIQGQNVLGFAGRGDRMVLTAGLDQGLEPSGCVSCGQCLFECPTGALQMANHKATGKPDRRVSTVCGYCAVGCKLNVAVKGNQVVAVTPDPSGTANRGHACVKGRFGYGFLQADDRITTPLIRQTDGNFKPASWDEALDRVAKSFSSILKTHGSNSLGVVSSARCTNEENYLLQKFSRVVFGTNNVDNCARVCHSPSAFALGEALGTGASTNSFQDIEKSDLLMLVGANPTEAHPVLGARIKQAVRQGCKLIVIDPRNTELARMADIHIPLRPGSNVAVINALQHTLMAEQLLDQTFIQTHTEGFESLQQMIDLYTPEWVEQQTGTSADLMRQAARLYASVENAQILWGLGITESCQGSISAFGLINLALMTGNLGRAGTGSSPIRGQNNVQGACDMGALPNVFSDYQSVSDANVRARHQSIWGTLPPKDPGLKMPQMLAGARADRMKGMYIVAQDPAQSDPETEKVRQALEHLDFLVVQELFMTETAKFADVVLPGAGFLEKSGTFVNSDRRIQQLCKAVEPPGQAWEDGRITHEIAQRMGVDLGFGEGQSIAPSRVMDEIATLSPNWGGVSYDRLQAEGFVQWPCTDAAHPGTEIVHQDGNFVRGRGRFTPTPWRPPVEATDTEYPFMLTTGRILYHYNAGSMTRRTPIGQLHAAKRETLRIHPEDALRLGMTNGEQVKIISSYGALLLPLEFSNQTNPGLLFMAFHFPETLTNLLIGDQADDQTLCPEYKVTTVRLEKAT
- a CDS encoding class I SAM-dependent methyltransferase, whose product is MYAHLRALAHKPAPFSRYTTDLLWTQPHLAQQMLAFHLNQETDLASRRLARIEQVVRYLDKAYTLAGKKLCDLGCGPGLYTHRLAQLGAEVTGIDFSSVALAHAKVEAKKAGLSIHYISADYLQDTLPTGFDLITLIYHDFATLSPMQRATLLKRIRGMLNPGGELLLELPAEALFTTKVEALQVEENMMGGFWSASPYVGMLRQHLYTDLNISLDHYWIVEQSGRSWEVLNWMQYYTPEQIQYELTKAGFTPGHIMGGLCGEPWSEQGDALVITAS
- the rsgA gene encoding GTPase RsgA, with protein sequence MLNCHELETQAVRSDDNRGRHTTTHRAMFQMESGAWLMDTPGMRELRLGQSSQGLQETFSDIEALAEHCRYRDCAHAGITGCAVIDAVEEGSLDQRRYKNYLKLQREQAYLQETQWQQRHRHRQFSKMVNEVKKVKFGRR